Proteins encoded in a region of the Ancylobacter sp. SL191 genome:
- a CDS encoding hemolysin family protein, which translates to MPLFEIAVVVLLVLINGVLAMAELSVVSARPARLRAMADKGSRGARIALSLAADPGRFLSTVQIGITLIGILAGAFSGATLGGRLGEWLRDLGLSPGLADGLGYSLVVAAITYISLILGELIPKRLALQSPEKLATLVAPGMMVLSRVAAPAVWLLDISSRAVLRLLGEQSKGEDGNVTDEEIRAIVAEAETAGVIDPDERRMIAGVMRLADRPVRAVMTPRTEVDWIDLTDDPDAVRQTIRETRHTRMPACEGTPEEATGVIDIRDLLEAYLNGETPDPRQYVKPGAVLVETAGALDAMKVLRHSESPLALVVDEYGSMVGVLTPADLLDTIAGSVVFDEGGQVKPDVVERADGSYLVAGSTPVDELAEVLGIRLPQEAGFHTAAGFVLHELKKLPQEGAVFETLGWRFEVVDMDGRRVDKILVGRAVVPRRRAPVMG; encoded by the coding sequence ATGCCTCTCTTTGAAATCGCCGTCGTTGTCCTGCTTGTGCTGATCAACGGCGTCCTCGCCATGGCCGAGCTCTCAGTGGTCTCGGCCCGTCCCGCGCGCTTGCGGGCCATGGCGGATAAAGGCTCGCGCGGTGCCCGCATCGCGCTGTCCCTCGCGGCCGATCCCGGCCGATTCCTCTCGACCGTCCAGATCGGCATCACGCTGATCGGCATCCTCGCCGGCGCCTTTTCCGGCGCGACGCTGGGCGGCCGGCTCGGCGAATGGCTGCGCGACCTTGGCCTGTCGCCCGGCCTTGCCGATGGCCTCGGCTATTCGCTGGTGGTAGCGGCGATCACCTATATCTCGCTGATCCTCGGCGAGCTCATTCCCAAGCGTCTGGCCTTGCAGAGCCCGGAGAAGCTGGCGACCCTCGTGGCTCCCGGTATGATGGTACTGTCGCGCGTTGCCGCGCCGGCGGTGTGGCTGCTCGACATCTCCTCGCGCGCCGTGCTGCGGCTGCTGGGCGAGCAGAGCAAGGGCGAGGACGGCAACGTCACCGACGAGGAAATCCGCGCCATCGTCGCCGAAGCCGAGACCGCCGGCGTGATCGACCCGGATGAGCGGCGGATGATCGCCGGCGTCATGCGCCTCGCCGATCGCCCGGTCCGCGCGGTGATGACGCCGCGCACCGAGGTCGACTGGATCGACCTGACGGATGACCCCGACGCGGTGCGCCAGACCATTCGCGAGACACGCCACACCCGCATGCCCGCCTGCGAGGGCACGCCGGAGGAGGCCACTGGCGTCATCGACATTCGCGACCTGCTGGAAGCCTATCTGAACGGCGAGACACCGGATCCGCGCCAATATGTGAAGCCGGGCGCGGTGCTGGTGGAGACCGCCGGCGCGCTCGACGCCATGAAGGTGCTGCGCCACTCGGAATCCCCGCTGGCGCTGGTCGTCGATGAATATGGCTCGATGGTCGGCGTGCTGACACCGGCGGACTTGCTCGACACCATCGCCGGCTCGGTCGTGTTCGACGAGGGCGGGCAGGTGAAGCCCGACGTGGTCGAGCGCGCCGATGGCAGCTATCTGGTCGCGGGATCGACGCCGGTGGACGAACTGGCGGAGGTGCTTGGCATACGGCTGCCGCAGGAGGCCGGTTTCCACACAGCGGCGGGCTTCGTGCTGCACGAGCTCAAGAAGCTGCCGCAGGAAGGCGCCGTCTTCGAGACGCTGGGCTGGCGCTTCGAGGTGGTGGACATGGATGGGCGGCGGGTGGACAAGATCCTCGTCGGCCGCGCCGTTGTGCCGCGCCGGCGCGCGCCGGTCATGGGCTGA
- the ribB gene encoding 3,4-dihydroxy-2-butanone-4-phosphate synthase produces MKLADWLALTGTTRSAFARSVGLSPASITALCNDQQAWVSRDVGSRIAAMTGGAVTPNDFLGIDSVEMAMMSDNLQARVQAAIEAFARGEMLVVTDDDDRENEGDLIVAAVHATPEKLAFIVRHTSGIVCTPLPAEHAKRLRLNPMVTDNDAPHATAFTISVDYRHGTTTGISAEDRTATVRGLANPNAGAADFVRPGHIFPLIAKEGGVLMRSGHTEAAVDLCRLADLEPVGVICELVNDDGTVMRGPKVTDFAAQHNLTRISVADLIAYRQLREKLVTRTAEFTAPTAVGDMHGISYVTPFEPVNHIALVHGKIGDGRDVLVRLHRADPIGDVFTGGRAIRASLERIKAEGRGVLVYLRDGTTGVPVNSVGPDGNAADSARLRDESWREVGLGAQILRDLGISSIRLLASRARTYVGVAGFGIEITDTEVLDA; encoded by the coding sequence ATGAAGCTTGCGGATTGGCTTGCCCTGACAGGAACGACGCGCAGCGCCTTCGCGCGCAGCGTCGGTCTGTCGCCGGCCAGCATCACCGCCCTGTGCAACGACCAGCAAGCCTGGGTCTCCCGCGACGTGGGCAGCCGGATCGCCGCCATGACCGGCGGCGCGGTCACGCCCAACGATTTTCTCGGGATCGATAGCGTCGAGATGGCAATGATGAGCGACAATCTGCAGGCCCGCGTTCAGGCGGCAATCGAGGCGTTCGCGCGCGGCGAGATGCTGGTGGTGACGGATGATGACGACCGCGAGAATGAGGGCGACCTCATCGTCGCGGCGGTTCACGCCACCCCCGAAAAGCTCGCTTTCATCGTCCGCCACACCTCCGGCATCGTCTGCACGCCGCTGCCGGCCGAGCACGCCAAGCGGCTGCGGCTGAACCCGATGGTGACGGATAATGACGCGCCGCACGCCACCGCCTTCACCATTTCCGTTGATTACCGGCACGGCACCACCACCGGCATCTCGGCCGAGGACCGCACCGCCACGGTGCGCGGGCTCGCCAACCCCAATGCCGGCGCGGCGGATTTCGTGCGGCCGGGCCATATCTTCCCGCTGATCGCCAAGGAAGGCGGGGTGCTCATGCGCTCGGGCCATACCGAGGCGGCGGTCGACCTGTGCCGGCTCGCCGATCTCGAACCCGTTGGCGTCATCTGCGAGCTGGTGAATGACGATGGTACGGTGATGCGGGGACCGAAGGTCACCGACTTCGCCGCCCAGCACAACCTCACCCGCATTTCGGTGGCCGATCTCATCGCCTATCGGCAGCTGCGCGAGAAGCTGGTGACGCGCACCGCCGAATTCACCGCCCCGACAGCGGTCGGCGACATGCACGGCATTTCCTATGTCACGCCCTTCGAGCCGGTGAACCATATCGCCCTCGTCCACGGCAAGATCGGCGACGGGCGCGACGTACTGGTACGATTGCACCGCGCCGACCCGATCGGCGACGTGTTCACCGGCGGCAGGGCGATCCGCGCCTCGCTGGAGCGCATCAAGGCCGAGGGGCGCGGGGTTCTGGTCTATCTGCGCGACGGCACCACGGGCGTTCCGGTGAACTCGGTGGGGCCGGACGGCAACGCCGCTGACAGCGCGCGGCTGCGCGACGAGAGCTGGCGCGAGGTCGGTCTCGGGGCGCAGATCCTGCGCGATCTCGGCATTTCCTCGATCCGGCTGCTGGCGTCCCGCGCGCGCACCTATGTCGGTGTCGCCGGCTTCGGCATCGAGATCACCGACACCGAGGTGCTGGACGCCTGA
- the aroC gene encoding chorismate synthase, with amino-acid sequence MSFNTFGQLFRVTTFGESHGPAIGGVVDGCPPGIRFRLEEIQDALDKRRPGQSRFTTQRREPDEVKVLSGTLPQEDGSHITTGTPIALLIENVDQRSKDYAQIAESYRPGHADYAYDVKYGLRDHRGGGRSSARETAVRVAAGALAAKVLEGVTLTGALVQMGEITIDRAQWDSAEIGRNPFFCPDAQAAARMETYLDGIRKSGSSVGAVIEVIAEGVPAGLGAPLYGKLDAELAGALMSINAVKGVEIGEGFASATLTGEDNADEMRMGNDGRPVFLANHAGGILGGISTGQPVVVRFAVKPTSSILTPRKTVTRYGDDAEIITKGRHDPCVGIRAVPVGEAMVACVLADHLLRARAQVGTPPAWPFPR; translated from the coding sequence ATGTCGTTCAACACCTTCGGCCAGCTGTTTCGTGTCACCACCTTCGGCGAAAGCCATGGGCCGGCGATCGGCGGGGTGGTGGATGGCTGCCCACCCGGCATCCGCTTCCGGCTGGAGGAGATCCAGGACGCGCTGGACAAGCGCCGCCCCGGCCAGTCGCGCTTCACCACCCAGCGCCGCGAGCCGGACGAGGTGAAGGTGCTCTCCGGCACGCTGCCGCAGGAAGATGGGTCGCATATTACCACCGGCACGCCCATCGCCCTGCTGATCGAGAATGTCGACCAGCGCTCCAAGGACTATGCGCAGATCGCCGAGAGCTACCGGCCCGGCCATGCCGACTACGCCTATGACGTGAAATATGGCCTGCGCGACCATCGCGGCGGCGGGCGCTCCTCCGCCCGCGAGACCGCCGTGCGCGTCGCCGCCGGAGCACTGGCCGCCAAGGTGCTGGAAGGCGTCACCCTCACCGGCGCGCTGGTGCAGATGGGCGAGATCACCATCGACCGCGCCCAGTGGGACAGCGCCGAGATCGGCCGCAACCCGTTCTTCTGCCCGGATGCGCAGGCCGCCGCGCGGATGGAGACCTATCTCGACGGCATCCGCAAAAGCGGCTCCTCGGTCGGCGCCGTCATCGAGGTGATCGCCGAAGGCGTGCCCGCCGGCCTCGGCGCGCCGCTCTATGGCAAGCTGGACGCGGAGCTGGCGGGGGCGCTGATGAGCATCAACGCGGTGAAGGGCGTCGAGATCGGCGAGGGCTTCGCGAGCGCCACCCTCACCGGCGAGGACAATGCCGACGAGATGCGCATGGGCAATGACGGCAGGCCCGTCTTCCTCGCCAACCATGCCGGCGGCATTCTCGGCGGCATCTCGACCGGCCAGCCGGTGGTGGTGCGCTTCGCGGTGAAGCCGACCTCGTCCATCCTCACGCCGCGCAAGACGGTAACAAGATACGGCGACGACGCCGAGATCATTACCAAGGGCCGGCACGACCCCTGCGTCGGCATTCGCGCCGTGCCGGTGGGCGAGGCGATGGTCGCCTGCGTGCTGGCCGATCACCTGTTGCGGGCCCGCGCGCAGGTCGGCACGCCGCCCGCATGGCCCTTTCCGCGCTGA